The following are encoded in a window of Scophthalmus maximus strain ysfricsl-2021 chromosome 2, ASM2237912v1, whole genome shotgun sequence genomic DNA:
- the LOC118299995 gene encoding bromodomain-containing protein 8 isoform X10: MASGVGKHKLLVIGPTEPWSVREKLCLATSVMKSGDQNWVSVSRAIKPFAEPGRPPDWFSQKHCASKYSELLETTEAPKRKRGEKGEVVETVEDVIVRRLTADRINQLKKLIKETQEKHRKLKREAELIQAGHLDSKLEELWEEILQKKKLEEEEEESKRKSTDSAYQARRLAKGTSRRVPGVAMHSPSGCSSPSQEISPGDPLESLTLGLASPKNARLMTFSESSGLCTEDISHGSLLDDPTQKKLLCQKATPTPSPLLSELLKKGSILASNSRLIGECDVSTGNMIGAHDLQLALPSQPLSQATAGAPMLSRLLEAGPAQFSAPLSFMVSADSVPSAPLSAATPLPVDSTASASTEDKVSGLSEEEETYMGDELDLKTVGDIIAIIEDKVQKDKADEAAEALDAAAVEAALSLCEENGHALSGAWQTGPFQPHEPHPSVPTRAPRSSSLLCSLEGKTEVLEVQNENSASLSSLCNSQDHCLAVFPAGLKSVPLSSSSSCNSKSLERCPAGAPPRPQALRGTGEAVHPKGRISSDVSIKCEREKWSQQRPNKSHGDLALEEKRHPKEMKAANGIYVGRVEDASGTKVDSEINRPEVCGEEDGDGAEGFSSEPDGETEPEPAASESEDGYSLHMASSSLQLHTTADSIASSPASSQLLVSVCSEDLEALQAHKIWKKAIMLVWRAAANHRYANVFLQPVTDDIAPGYRSIVHRPMDLAAIKKNIETSLIRTTAEFQRDIMLMFQNAVMYNSLDHDVYHMALEMQRDVLEQIQQFLATQLIMETAESGISAKSLRGRESTRKQDSTDKVLH, from the exons ATGGCAAGCGGGGTTGGAA AGCACAAGCTGCTTGTCATCGGACCAACAGAGCCATGGTCGGTGAGGGAGAAGCTGTGTCTGGCCACATCGGTCATGAAGAGTGGCGACCAGAACTG GGTATCCGTCAGTAGAGCCATCAAACCATTTGCCGAACCTGGGCGACCACCGGACTGGTTCTCTCAAAAG CACTGTGCCTCCAAGTACTCGGAGCTCCTGGAAACGACAGAAGCCCCAAA GAGGAAGCGTGGTGAAAAGGGTGAAgtggtggagacagtggaggacgTGATAGTGCGCAGGCTGACCGCTGACAGGATCAATCAACTGAAAAAGTTGATCAAAGAAACTCAGGAGAAGCACAG GAAGTTAAAGAGAGAGGCTGAACTGATTCAAGCAGGACACCTAGATTCCAAACTGGAGGAGTTATGGGAAGAAATTCTGCA GAAGAagaaactggaggaggaggaagaagagtcgaaaagaaaaagcacagatTCTGCTTACCAGG ccagACGGTTGGCAAAGGGCACATCGAGACGAGTGCCCGGTGTCGCCATGCACTCGCCCTCAGGCTGTAGCTCCCCAAGCCAGGAGATCTCACCAGGTGACCCCCTCGAGAGCCTGACTCTGGGCCTCGCATCGCCAAAGAAT GCCAGGTTAATGACATTTTCAGAGTCTTCTGGACTTTGTACTGAAGACATCAGCCACGGGTCACTTCTGGACGACCCCACCCAAAAGAAACTCCTGTGCCAGAAAGCCACACCGACGCCATCTCCACTCCTGTCAGAGTTACTGAAGAAAGGCAGCATCTTGGCCTCGAATTCCAGACTG ATTGGAGAGTGTGACGTGTCCACTGGAAACATGATCGGAGCACATGACTTGCAGCTGGCTCTGCCGAGTCAACCTCTCTCTCAGGCAACAG CAGGTGCCCCGATGTTGTCCCGTCTCTTGGAGGCGGGTCCCGCGCAGTTTTCCGCTCCATTAAGTTTCATGGTCAGTGCAGACTCAGTCCCCAGCGCTCCTCTCTCTGCCGCCACTCCTCTTCCTGTTGACTCCACTGCCTCAGCGAGTACAG aggATAAGGTGTCGGGGctcagtgaggaagaggagacctACATGGGAGACGAGCTGGACCTCAAGACTGTGGGGGACATCATCGCCATCATTGAAGACAAGGTGCAAAAGGACAAA GCAGATGAGGCGGCAGAGGCTTTGGACGCAGCTGCAGTTGAGGCTGCTCTGTCCTTGTGTGAGGAGAACGGCCACGCTCTGTCCGGCGCCTGGCAGACTGGGCCTTTCCAGCCCCACGAGCCTCACCCCTCAGTGCCCACAAGGGCTCCACGGTCGTCATCTCTGCTCTGTAGCCTGGAGGGGAAGACTGAGGTGTTGGAAGTCCAGAATGAGAATTCAGCCTCGCTCTCTTCTCTGTGCAACAGTCAAGATCACTGTCTCGCAGTATTCCCCGCGGGACTGAAGAGTGTTCCTCTCAGCTCCTCATCCTCATGCAACTCGAAGAGTTTGGAGCGCTGCCCCGCCGGAGCACCTCCACGGCCTCAGGCACTGAGAGGAACCGGAGAGGCGGTGCACCCGAAAGGCAGAATTTCCTCGGATGTTTCCATTAAATGTGAGCGAGAGAAGTGGTCACAGCAAAGACCTAATAAATCCCACGGAG ACTTGGCATTAGAAGAGAAAAGGCATCCCAAG GAGATGAAGGCAGCGAACGGAATATACGTTGGGCGAGTTGAGGACGCCTCCGGCACTAAGGTGGACAGTGAGATCAACCGGCCAGAGgtgtgtggagaggaggacggcGATGGGGCAGAGGGATTCTCGTCGGAGCCCGATGGCGAGACGGAGCCGGAGCCTGCAGCCAGCGAGAGCGAGGACGGATACAGCCTCCACATGGCCTCCTCGTCCCTGCAGCTCCACACGACAGCAGACTCCATCGCCAGCAGCCCGGCCTCGTCGCAGTTGTTAGT TTCTGTGTGCAGCGAAGACCTGGAGGCACTACAGGCCCACAAGATCTGGAAGAAAGCCATCATGCTGGTTTGGCGCGCGGCGGCAAATCACAG GTACGCAAATGTCTTCCTGCAGCCAGTCACAGATGATATTGCACCTGGATACCGCAGTATTGTTCACAG gcCGATGGACCTGGCCGCCATAAAAAAGAACATCGAGACCAGTCTGATCCGGACCACCGCTGAGTTCCAGAGGGACATCATGCTGATGTTTCAGAACGCCGTCATGTACAACAGCCTGGACCACGACGTGTACCACATGGCCCTGGAGATGCAGCGCGACGTCCTGGAGCAGATCCAGCAGTTCCTGGCCACGCAGCTCATCATGGAGACTGCAGAGTCTGGCATCAGCGCCAAGAGTCTGAGGGGCCGTGAGAGCACACGCAAACAGGACTCGACTGACAAGGTGCTTCACTAG
- the LOC118299995 gene encoding bromodomain-containing protein 8 isoform X3 has translation MASGVGKHKLLVIGPTEPWSVREKLCLATSVMKSGDQNWVSVSRAIKPFAEPGRPPDWFSQKHCASKYSELLETTEAPKRKRGEKGEVVETVEDVIVRRLTADRINQLKKLIKETQEKHRKLKREAELIQAGHLDSKLEELWEEILQKKKLEEEEEESKRKSTDSAYQARRLAKGTSRRVPGVAMHSPSGCSSPSQEISPGDPLESLTLGLASPKNARLMTFSESSGLCTEDISHGSLLDDPTQKKLLCQKATPTPSPLLSELLKKGSILASNSRLIGECDVSTGNMIGAHDLQLALPSQPLSQATAGAPMLSRLLEAGPAQFSAPLSFMVSADSVPSAPLSAATPLPVDSTASASTEDKVSGLSEEEETYMGDELDLKTVGDIIAIIEDKADEAAEALDAAAVEAALSLCEENGHALSGAWQTGPFQPHEPHPSVPTRAPRSSSLLCSLEGKTEVLEVQNENSASLSSLCNSQDHCLAVFPAGLKSVPLSSSSSCNSKSLERCPAGAPPRPQALRGTGEAVHPKGRISSDVSIKCEREKWSQQRPNKSHGDLALEEKRHPKEMKAANGIYVGRVEDASGTKVDSEINRPEVCGEEDGDGAEGFSSEPDGETEPEPAASESEDGYSLHMASSSLQLHTTADSIASSPASSQLLVSVCSEDLEALQAHKIWKKAIMLVWRAAANHRYANVFLQPVTDDIAPGYRSIVHRPMDLAAIKKNIETSLIRTTAEFQRDIMLMFQNAVMYNSLDHDVYHMALEMQRDVLEQIQQFLATQLIMETAESGISAKSLRGRESTRKQDSTDKDTVSMSSPAFLLSLFVSTRPKAFLNFNLLVFFTRSKQYNRHNCCTCQNKEKLIRIELKSVQLEK, from the exons ATGGCAAGCGGGGTTGGAA AGCACAAGCTGCTTGTCATCGGACCAACAGAGCCATGGTCGGTGAGGGAGAAGCTGTGTCTGGCCACATCGGTCATGAAGAGTGGCGACCAGAACTG GGTATCCGTCAGTAGAGCCATCAAACCATTTGCCGAACCTGGGCGACCACCGGACTGGTTCTCTCAAAAG CACTGTGCCTCCAAGTACTCGGAGCTCCTGGAAACGACAGAAGCCCCAAA GAGGAAGCGTGGTGAAAAGGGTGAAgtggtggagacagtggaggacgTGATAGTGCGCAGGCTGACCGCTGACAGGATCAATCAACTGAAAAAGTTGATCAAAGAAACTCAGGAGAAGCACAG GAAGTTAAAGAGAGAGGCTGAACTGATTCAAGCAGGACACCTAGATTCCAAACTGGAGGAGTTATGGGAAGAAATTCTGCA GAAGAagaaactggaggaggaggaagaagagtcgaaaagaaaaagcacagatTCTGCTTACCAGG ccagACGGTTGGCAAAGGGCACATCGAGACGAGTGCCCGGTGTCGCCATGCACTCGCCCTCAGGCTGTAGCTCCCCAAGCCAGGAGATCTCACCAGGTGACCCCCTCGAGAGCCTGACTCTGGGCCTCGCATCGCCAAAGAAT GCCAGGTTAATGACATTTTCAGAGTCTTCTGGACTTTGTACTGAAGACATCAGCCACGGGTCACTTCTGGACGACCCCACCCAAAAGAAACTCCTGTGCCAGAAAGCCACACCGACGCCATCTCCACTCCTGTCAGAGTTACTGAAGAAAGGCAGCATCTTGGCCTCGAATTCCAGACTG ATTGGAGAGTGTGACGTGTCCACTGGAAACATGATCGGAGCACATGACTTGCAGCTGGCTCTGCCGAGTCAACCTCTCTCTCAGGCAACAG CAGGTGCCCCGATGTTGTCCCGTCTCTTGGAGGCGGGTCCCGCGCAGTTTTCCGCTCCATTAAGTTTCATGGTCAGTGCAGACTCAGTCCCCAGCGCTCCTCTCTCTGCCGCCACTCCTCTTCCTGTTGACTCCACTGCCTCAGCGAGTACAG aggATAAGGTGTCGGGGctcagtgaggaagaggagacctACATGGGAGACGAGCTGGACCTCAAGACTGTGGGGGACATCATCGCCATCATTGAAGACAAG GCAGATGAGGCGGCAGAGGCTTTGGACGCAGCTGCAGTTGAGGCTGCTCTGTCCTTGTGTGAGGAGAACGGCCACGCTCTGTCCGGCGCCTGGCAGACTGGGCCTTTCCAGCCCCACGAGCCTCACCCCTCAGTGCCCACAAGGGCTCCACGGTCGTCATCTCTGCTCTGTAGCCTGGAGGGGAAGACTGAGGTGTTGGAAGTCCAGAATGAGAATTCAGCCTCGCTCTCTTCTCTGTGCAACAGTCAAGATCACTGTCTCGCAGTATTCCCCGCGGGACTGAAGAGTGTTCCTCTCAGCTCCTCATCCTCATGCAACTCGAAGAGTTTGGAGCGCTGCCCCGCCGGAGCACCTCCACGGCCTCAGGCACTGAGAGGAACCGGAGAGGCGGTGCACCCGAAAGGCAGAATTTCCTCGGATGTTTCCATTAAATGTGAGCGAGAGAAGTGGTCACAGCAAAGACCTAATAAATCCCACGGAG ACTTGGCATTAGAAGAGAAAAGGCATCCCAAG GAGATGAAGGCAGCGAACGGAATATACGTTGGGCGAGTTGAGGACGCCTCCGGCACTAAGGTGGACAGTGAGATCAACCGGCCAGAGgtgtgtggagaggaggacggcGATGGGGCAGAGGGATTCTCGTCGGAGCCCGATGGCGAGACGGAGCCGGAGCCTGCAGCCAGCGAGAGCGAGGACGGATACAGCCTCCACATGGCCTCCTCGTCCCTGCAGCTCCACACGACAGCAGACTCCATCGCCAGCAGCCCGGCCTCGTCGCAGTTGTTAGT TTCTGTGTGCAGCGAAGACCTGGAGGCACTACAGGCCCACAAGATCTGGAAGAAAGCCATCATGCTGGTTTGGCGCGCGGCGGCAAATCACAG GTACGCAAATGTCTTCCTGCAGCCAGTCACAGATGATATTGCACCTGGATACCGCAGTATTGTTCACAG gcCGATGGACCTGGCCGCCATAAAAAAGAACATCGAGACCAGTCTGATCCGGACCACCGCTGAGTTCCAGAGGGACATCATGCTGATGTTTCAGAACGCCGTCATGTACAACAGCCTGGACCACGACGTGTACCACATGGCCCTGGAGATGCAGCGCGACGTCCTGGAGCAGATCCAGCAGTTCCTGGCCACGCAGCTCATCATGGAGACTGCAGAGTCTGGCATCAGCGCCAAGAGTCTGAGGGGCCGTGAGAGCACACGCAAACAGGACTCGACTGACAAG gacactgtctccaTGTCTTCTCCTgccttcctcctttctctctttgtaaGTACCCGTCCTAAAGCCTTTTTAAACTTTAACCTTCTTGTCTTTTTCACCCGAAGCAAACAATATAACAGACACAATTGTTGCACATgtcaaaacaaagagaaactcATTCGTATAGAACTGAAGTCTGTACAGTTAGAGAAGTAA
- the LOC118299995 gene encoding bromodomain-containing protein 8 isoform X7, translating into MASGVGKHKLLVIGPTEPWSVREKLCLATSVMKSGDQNWVSVSRAIKPFAEPGRPPDWFSQKHCASKYSELLETTEAPKRKRGEKGEVVETVEDVIVRRLTADRINQLKKLIKETQEKHRKLKREAELIQAGHLDSKLEELWEEILQKKKLEEEEEESKRKSTDSAYQARRLAKGTSRRVPGVAMHSPSGCSSPSQEISPGDPLESLTLGLASPKNARLMTFSESSGLCTEDISHGSLLDDPTQKKLLCQKATPTPSPLLSELLKKGSILASNSRLIGECDVSTGNMIGAHDLQLALPSQPLSQATAGAPMLSRLLEAGPAQFSAPLSFMVSADSVPSAPLSAATPLPVDSTASASTEDKVSGLSEEEETYMGDELDLKTVGDIIAIIEDKVQKDKADEAAEALDAAAVEAALSLCEENGHALSGAWQTGPFQPHEPHPSVPTRAPRSSSLLCSLEGKTEVLEVQNENSASLSSLCNSQDHCLAVFPAGLKSVPLSSSSSCNSKSLERCPAGAPPRPQALRGTGEAVHPKGRISSDVSIKCEREKWSQQRPNKSHGDLALEEKRHPKEMKAANGIYVGRVEDASGTKVDSEINRPEVCGEEDGDGAEGFSSEPDGETEPEPAASESEDGYSLHMASSSLQLHTTADSIASSPASSQFSVCSEDLEALQAHKIWKKAIMLVWRAAANHRYANVFLQPVTDDIAPGYRSIVHRPMDLAAIKKNIETSLIRTTAEFQRDIMLMFQNAVMYNSLDHDVYHMALEMQRDVLEQIQQFLATQLIMETAESGISAKSLRGRESTRKQDSTDKDGGTRGRRCAIEADLKMKK; encoded by the exons ATGGCAAGCGGGGTTGGAA AGCACAAGCTGCTTGTCATCGGACCAACAGAGCCATGGTCGGTGAGGGAGAAGCTGTGTCTGGCCACATCGGTCATGAAGAGTGGCGACCAGAACTG GGTATCCGTCAGTAGAGCCATCAAACCATTTGCCGAACCTGGGCGACCACCGGACTGGTTCTCTCAAAAG CACTGTGCCTCCAAGTACTCGGAGCTCCTGGAAACGACAGAAGCCCCAAA GAGGAAGCGTGGTGAAAAGGGTGAAgtggtggagacagtggaggacgTGATAGTGCGCAGGCTGACCGCTGACAGGATCAATCAACTGAAAAAGTTGATCAAAGAAACTCAGGAGAAGCACAG GAAGTTAAAGAGAGAGGCTGAACTGATTCAAGCAGGACACCTAGATTCCAAACTGGAGGAGTTATGGGAAGAAATTCTGCA GAAGAagaaactggaggaggaggaagaagagtcgaaaagaaaaagcacagatTCTGCTTACCAGG ccagACGGTTGGCAAAGGGCACATCGAGACGAGTGCCCGGTGTCGCCATGCACTCGCCCTCAGGCTGTAGCTCCCCAAGCCAGGAGATCTCACCAGGTGACCCCCTCGAGAGCCTGACTCTGGGCCTCGCATCGCCAAAGAAT GCCAGGTTAATGACATTTTCAGAGTCTTCTGGACTTTGTACTGAAGACATCAGCCACGGGTCACTTCTGGACGACCCCACCCAAAAGAAACTCCTGTGCCAGAAAGCCACACCGACGCCATCTCCACTCCTGTCAGAGTTACTGAAGAAAGGCAGCATCTTGGCCTCGAATTCCAGACTG ATTGGAGAGTGTGACGTGTCCACTGGAAACATGATCGGAGCACATGACTTGCAGCTGGCTCTGCCGAGTCAACCTCTCTCTCAGGCAACAG CAGGTGCCCCGATGTTGTCCCGTCTCTTGGAGGCGGGTCCCGCGCAGTTTTCCGCTCCATTAAGTTTCATGGTCAGTGCAGACTCAGTCCCCAGCGCTCCTCTCTCTGCCGCCACTCCTCTTCCTGTTGACTCCACTGCCTCAGCGAGTACAG aggATAAGGTGTCGGGGctcagtgaggaagaggagacctACATGGGAGACGAGCTGGACCTCAAGACTGTGGGGGACATCATCGCCATCATTGAAGACAAGGTGCAAAAGGACAAA GCAGATGAGGCGGCAGAGGCTTTGGACGCAGCTGCAGTTGAGGCTGCTCTGTCCTTGTGTGAGGAGAACGGCCACGCTCTGTCCGGCGCCTGGCAGACTGGGCCTTTCCAGCCCCACGAGCCTCACCCCTCAGTGCCCACAAGGGCTCCACGGTCGTCATCTCTGCTCTGTAGCCTGGAGGGGAAGACTGAGGTGTTGGAAGTCCAGAATGAGAATTCAGCCTCGCTCTCTTCTCTGTGCAACAGTCAAGATCACTGTCTCGCAGTATTCCCCGCGGGACTGAAGAGTGTTCCTCTCAGCTCCTCATCCTCATGCAACTCGAAGAGTTTGGAGCGCTGCCCCGCCGGAGCACCTCCACGGCCTCAGGCACTGAGAGGAACCGGAGAGGCGGTGCACCCGAAAGGCAGAATTTCCTCGGATGTTTCCATTAAATGTGAGCGAGAGAAGTGGTCACAGCAAAGACCTAATAAATCCCACGGAG ACTTGGCATTAGAAGAGAAAAGGCATCCCAAG GAGATGAAGGCAGCGAACGGAATATACGTTGGGCGAGTTGAGGACGCCTCCGGCACTAAGGTGGACAGTGAGATCAACCGGCCAGAGgtgtgtggagaggaggacggcGATGGGGCAGAGGGATTCTCGTCGGAGCCCGATGGCGAGACGGAGCCGGAGCCTGCAGCCAGCGAGAGCGAGGACGGATACAGCCTCCACATGGCCTCCTCGTCCCTGCAGCTCCACACGACAGCAGACTCCATCGCCAGCAGCCCGGCCTCGTCGCAGTT TTCTGTGTGCAGCGAAGACCTGGAGGCACTACAGGCCCACAAGATCTGGAAGAAAGCCATCATGCTGGTTTGGCGCGCGGCGGCAAATCACAG GTACGCAAATGTCTTCCTGCAGCCAGTCACAGATGATATTGCACCTGGATACCGCAGTATTGTTCACAG gcCGATGGACCTGGCCGCCATAAAAAAGAACATCGAGACCAGTCTGATCCGGACCACCGCTGAGTTCCAGAGGGACATCATGCTGATGTTTCAGAACGCCGTCATGTACAACAGCCTGGACCACGACGTGTACCACATGGCCCTGGAGATGCAGCGCGACGTCCTGGAGCAGATCCAGCAGTTCCTGGCCACGCAGCTCATCATGGAGACTGCAGAGTCTGGCATCAGCGCCAAGAGTCTGAGGGGCCGTGAGAGCACACGCAAACAGGACTCGACTGACAAG GATGGAGGCACCAGGGGGCGCCGTTGTGCCATAGAAGCCGACCTCAAGATGAAGAAATGA
- the LOC118299995 gene encoding bromodomain-containing protein 8 isoform X6, translating into MASGVGKHKLLVIGPTEPWSVREKLCLATSVMKSGDQNWVSVSRAIKPFAEPGRPPDWFSQKHCASKYSELLETTEAPKRKRGEKGEVVETVEDVIVRRLTADRINQLKKLIKETQEKHRKLKREAELIQAGHLDSKLEELWEEILQKKKLEEEEEESKRKSTDSAYQARRLAKGTSRRVPGVAMHSPSGCSSPSQEISPGDPLESLTLGLASPKNARLMTFSESSGLCTEDISHGSLLDDPTQKKLLCQKATPTPSPLLSELLKKGSILASNSRLIGECDVSTGNMIGAHDLQLALPSQPLSQATAGAPMLSRLLEAGPAQFSAPLSFMVSADSVPSAPLSAATPLPVDSTASASTEDKVSGLSEEEETYMGDELDLKTVGDIIAIIEDKVQKDKADEAAEALDAAAVEAALSLCEENGHALSGAWQTGPFQPHEPHPSVPTRAPRSSSLLCSLEGKTEVLEVQNENSASLSSLCNSQDHCLAVFPAGLKSVPLSSSSSCNSKSLERCPAGAPPRPQALRGTGEAVHPKGRISSDVSIKCEREKWSQQRPNKSHGDLALEEKRHPKEMKAANGIYVGRVEDASGTKVDSEINRPEVCGEEDGDGAEGFSSEPDGETEPEPAASESEDGYSLHMASSSLQLHTTADSIASSPASSQLLVSVCSEDLEALQAHKIWKKAIMLVWRAAANHRYANVFLQPVTDDIAPGYRSIVHRPMDLAAIKKNIETSLIRTTAEFQRDIMLMFQNAVMYNSLDHDVYHMALEMQRDVLEQIQQFLATQLIMETAESGISAKSLRGRESTRKQDSTDKDGGTRGRRCAIEADLKMKK; encoded by the exons ATGGCAAGCGGGGTTGGAA AGCACAAGCTGCTTGTCATCGGACCAACAGAGCCATGGTCGGTGAGGGAGAAGCTGTGTCTGGCCACATCGGTCATGAAGAGTGGCGACCAGAACTG GGTATCCGTCAGTAGAGCCATCAAACCATTTGCCGAACCTGGGCGACCACCGGACTGGTTCTCTCAAAAG CACTGTGCCTCCAAGTACTCGGAGCTCCTGGAAACGACAGAAGCCCCAAA GAGGAAGCGTGGTGAAAAGGGTGAAgtggtggagacagtggaggacgTGATAGTGCGCAGGCTGACCGCTGACAGGATCAATCAACTGAAAAAGTTGATCAAAGAAACTCAGGAGAAGCACAG GAAGTTAAAGAGAGAGGCTGAACTGATTCAAGCAGGACACCTAGATTCCAAACTGGAGGAGTTATGGGAAGAAATTCTGCA GAAGAagaaactggaggaggaggaagaagagtcgaaaagaaaaagcacagatTCTGCTTACCAGG ccagACGGTTGGCAAAGGGCACATCGAGACGAGTGCCCGGTGTCGCCATGCACTCGCCCTCAGGCTGTAGCTCCCCAAGCCAGGAGATCTCACCAGGTGACCCCCTCGAGAGCCTGACTCTGGGCCTCGCATCGCCAAAGAAT GCCAGGTTAATGACATTTTCAGAGTCTTCTGGACTTTGTACTGAAGACATCAGCCACGGGTCACTTCTGGACGACCCCACCCAAAAGAAACTCCTGTGCCAGAAAGCCACACCGACGCCATCTCCACTCCTGTCAGAGTTACTGAAGAAAGGCAGCATCTTGGCCTCGAATTCCAGACTG ATTGGAGAGTGTGACGTGTCCACTGGAAACATGATCGGAGCACATGACTTGCAGCTGGCTCTGCCGAGTCAACCTCTCTCTCAGGCAACAG CAGGTGCCCCGATGTTGTCCCGTCTCTTGGAGGCGGGTCCCGCGCAGTTTTCCGCTCCATTAAGTTTCATGGTCAGTGCAGACTCAGTCCCCAGCGCTCCTCTCTCTGCCGCCACTCCTCTTCCTGTTGACTCCACTGCCTCAGCGAGTACAG aggATAAGGTGTCGGGGctcagtgaggaagaggagacctACATGGGAGACGAGCTGGACCTCAAGACTGTGGGGGACATCATCGCCATCATTGAAGACAAGGTGCAAAAGGACAAA GCAGATGAGGCGGCAGAGGCTTTGGACGCAGCTGCAGTTGAGGCTGCTCTGTCCTTGTGTGAGGAGAACGGCCACGCTCTGTCCGGCGCCTGGCAGACTGGGCCTTTCCAGCCCCACGAGCCTCACCCCTCAGTGCCCACAAGGGCTCCACGGTCGTCATCTCTGCTCTGTAGCCTGGAGGGGAAGACTGAGGTGTTGGAAGTCCAGAATGAGAATTCAGCCTCGCTCTCTTCTCTGTGCAACAGTCAAGATCACTGTCTCGCAGTATTCCCCGCGGGACTGAAGAGTGTTCCTCTCAGCTCCTCATCCTCATGCAACTCGAAGAGTTTGGAGCGCTGCCCCGCCGGAGCACCTCCACGGCCTCAGGCACTGAGAGGAACCGGAGAGGCGGTGCACCCGAAAGGCAGAATTTCCTCGGATGTTTCCATTAAATGTGAGCGAGAGAAGTGGTCACAGCAAAGACCTAATAAATCCCACGGAG ACTTGGCATTAGAAGAGAAAAGGCATCCCAAG GAGATGAAGGCAGCGAACGGAATATACGTTGGGCGAGTTGAGGACGCCTCCGGCACTAAGGTGGACAGTGAGATCAACCGGCCAGAGgtgtgtggagaggaggacggcGATGGGGCAGAGGGATTCTCGTCGGAGCCCGATGGCGAGACGGAGCCGGAGCCTGCAGCCAGCGAGAGCGAGGACGGATACAGCCTCCACATGGCCTCCTCGTCCCTGCAGCTCCACACGACAGCAGACTCCATCGCCAGCAGCCCGGCCTCGTCGCAGTTGTTAGT TTCTGTGTGCAGCGAAGACCTGGAGGCACTACAGGCCCACAAGATCTGGAAGAAAGCCATCATGCTGGTTTGGCGCGCGGCGGCAAATCACAG GTACGCAAATGTCTTCCTGCAGCCAGTCACAGATGATATTGCACCTGGATACCGCAGTATTGTTCACAG gcCGATGGACCTGGCCGCCATAAAAAAGAACATCGAGACCAGTCTGATCCGGACCACCGCTGAGTTCCAGAGGGACATCATGCTGATGTTTCAGAACGCCGTCATGTACAACAGCCTGGACCACGACGTGTACCACATGGCCCTGGAGATGCAGCGCGACGTCCTGGAGCAGATCCAGCAGTTCCTGGCCACGCAGCTCATCATGGAGACTGCAGAGTCTGGCATCAGCGCCAAGAGTCTGAGGGGCCGTGAGAGCACACGCAAACAGGACTCGACTGACAAG GATGGAGGCACCAGGGGGCGCCGTTGTGCCATAGAAGCCGACCTCAAGATGAAGAAATGA